A DNA window from Desulfurobacterium atlanticum contains the following coding sequences:
- a CDS encoding bacterio-opsin activator translates to MVIEVKPQEKDYDTIALRVFLKALEIIGGPRKLFEYRNLTWVPSLMEACYAVVLKEEGMKTEDEIAEFIGITKQTVRNMLAADPELVLKKLEGELESKEIKVHTAGGLAKLAYREVKEGRDNISFVNAVCKTYLSQLFDVVWPVEVLTSIKGIDFPIYENEKELLKQRLKGISVKGRDAEELIDMIEFPIKSPADLLHKLREVSESR, encoded by the coding sequence ATGGTAATAGAAGTGAAACCTCAAGAGAAAGACTACGATACTATTGCACTCAGAGTATTTCTAAAAGCTCTTGAAATCATTGGAGGGCCAAGGAAACTGTTTGAATATAGAAATCTTACGTGGGTTCCAAGCTTAATGGAAGCCTGCTATGCAGTGGTTCTTAAAGAAGAGGGAATGAAAACAGAAGATGAGATTGCAGAATTTATAGGTATAACAAAACAAACAGTAAGAAATATGCTTGCAGCAGATCCTGAACTTGTACTAAAAAAACTTGAAGGAGAACTGGAAAGTAAAGAGATAAAAGTGCATACTGCAGGAGGTCTTGCAAAATTAGCATACAGAGAAGTAAAAGAAGGGAGAGACAACATCTCTTTTGTTAATGCAGTATGTAAAACTTATCTTTCCCAGCTTTTTGATGTAGTATGGCCTGTAGAAGTTCTTACATCTATAAAAGGTATTGACTTTCCCATTTATGAAAATGAAAAGGAACTACTAAAACAAAGATTAAAAGGAATTTCTGTAAAAGGAAGAGATGCTGAAGAGTTAATAGATATGATAGAATTTCCCATTAAAAGCCCTGCGGATCTTCTCCACAAGTTGAGAGAAGTATCCGAAAGTAGATAA
- the fabF gene encoding beta-ketoacyl-ACP synthase II, translating to MKRRVVVTGIGVVSPAGSDVDTFWKNITNGLSCVSKITKFDTSGFPVQIAAEVKDFDPLNYFDKKEVRKTDEFIQYAVAASAQAIEMSGLDLESINLNRAGVLIGSGIGGIGTIEKQHEILMTKGPKRVSPFFVPMEIINMASGYVSIRFGFKGPNLSVVTACATGTHAIGEAFRTIQYGDADIMIAGGTESAITPLSVAGFAAAKALSNRNDEPERASRPFEKNRNGFVMGEGCGILILEEYEHAVKRGASILAEVVGYATTGDAYHITAPAPEGEGAARAMANAIKDAGIEPDDIDYINAHGTSTKFNDLFETMAIKKVFGDYAYKLKISSIKSMIGHLLGAAGGVESVASVMTLRTGIIPPTINYEEPDPECDLYYVPNKAEEADVRYVLKNNFGFGGTNACLVFKKYDGE from the coding sequence ATGAAAAGAAGAGTTGTGGTAACAGGAATAGGTGTTGTTTCACCTGCTGGAAGTGATGTTGATACGTTCTGGAAGAACATTACAAACGGGCTTTCCTGTGTTTCAAAGATTACAAAATTTGATACTTCTGGTTTTCCCGTTCAAATAGCTGCAGAAGTTAAAGACTTTGATCCGTTGAATTATTTTGACAAAAAAGAGGTCCGGAAAACTGACGAATTTATTCAGTATGCAGTTGCCGCTTCTGCTCAGGCTATAGAGATGTCTGGACTTGATCTTGAATCTATAAATCTCAATAGGGCCGGTGTTCTCATCGGTTCAGGTATAGGCGGTATAGGTACTATAGAAAAGCAGCATGAAATTTTAATGACAAAAGGTCCAAAAAGGGTATCTCCATTTTTTGTTCCTATGGAAATAATAAATATGGCTTCTGGTTACGTTTCTATCCGTTTTGGTTTTAAAGGTCCAAACCTGTCTGTTGTTACTGCATGTGCAACAGGTACTCATGCTATAGGGGAAGCTTTTAGAACAATACAGTATGGTGATGCTGATATTATGATAGCCGGTGGAACAGAAAGTGCAATTACTCCTTTAAGTGTTGCTGGATTTGCTGCTGCTAAAGCTCTTTCAAACAGGAATGATGAGCCTGAAAGGGCGAGTCGTCCATTTGAGAAAAACAGAAACGGATTTGTTATGGGAGAAGGTTGCGGAATTTTAATTCTTGAAGAATATGAGCATGCTGTTAAAAGGGGAGCTTCTATACTTGCAGAGGTTGTAGGTTATGCTACTACAGGAGATGCGTATCACATAACGGCTCCAGCACCTGAAGGTGAGGGGGCTGCAAGAGCGATGGCAAATGCCATTAAGGATGCGGGTATAGAGCCTGATGATATTGATTATATAAATGCTCACGGAACATCTACTAAGTTTAATGATCTTTTTGAAACAATGGCTATAAAGAAAGTTTTTGGGGATTATGCCTACAAGCTGAAAATAAGCAGTATAAAATCCATGATAGGACATCTTCTTGGAGCAGCAGGAGGAGTGGAGTCTGTGGCATCTGTTATGACTTTAAGGACGGGAATTATTCCTCCTACTATAAACTATGAAGAACCTGATCCTGAGTGTGATCTTTATTATGTTCCGAATAAAGCTGAAGAGGCTGATGTTAGATATGTTTTAAAGAACAACTTTGGTTTTGGTGGGACAAATGCCTGTCTTGTGTTTAAAAAGTATGATGGGGAGTAG
- the rnc gene encoding ribonuclease III, with protein sequence MSLIDVKLDELEEKLGYSFKNRELLYRALTHTSYAFEKKDVTENYEVLEFLGDSVIGLIVSEKLVERFPEKSEGELSQIRAFLVSEPSLAKLARSVDLGKFIFLGKGEIKSGGKEKDSILCDVFESIFGAIYLDSNFETAKKIFENKFIDEMWQILEKTRTYKDYKSYLQEITQRDFKTIPQYRVIKEEGPEHSKEFTVECWVNDYVSVASGKSKKEAEQLAAEKMLEKLGIL encoded by the coding sequence GTGAGTTTAATAGATGTTAAGTTGGATGAGCTTGAAGAGAAACTTGGCTATAGTTTCAAAAATAGAGAGCTCCTTTACAGGGCTCTCACTCATACCTCTTATGCTTTTGAGAAAAAAGATGTAACAGAGAATTACGAGGTTCTTGAATTTCTTGGAGATTCTGTTATAGGGTTAATTGTGAGTGAAAAACTTGTGGAAAGGTTCCCGGAAAAGTCGGAGGGAGAGTTATCCCAGATAAGGGCATTTCTTGTGAGTGAGCCGTCCCTTGCAAAGCTTGCAAGGAGTGTTGATTTGGGGAAATTTATATTTCTTGGAAAAGGGGAAATAAAATCTGGAGGGAAGGAGAAAGATTCAATTTTGTGTGATGTTTTTGAATCCATATTTGGTGCTATATATCTTGATTCAAACTTTGAGACTGCTAAAAAAATTTTTGAAAATAAATTTATTGATGAAATGTGGCAAATACTTGAAAAGACAAGAACATATAAAGATTACAAAAGTTATCTTCAGGAAATTACACAGAGAGATTTTAAAACTATTCCTCAATACAGAGTTATTAAAGAAGAGGGGCCAGAACACTCTAAGGAATTTACTGTAGAGTGCTGGGTTAACGATTATGTTTCAGTTGCTTCTGGAAAATCAAAAAAGGAAGCTGAGCAGCTTGCTGCAGAAAAAATGTTGGAGAAATTGGGGATTTTATGA
- a CDS encoding Maf family protein translates to MINRLLLLSSSPRRREILSMVGVPFRVFSNFNVEEVMEGDPLKIAVSNALLKLQAGAFFQKKDEIALAADTLVVFEDKIYGKPKDEKEAVEILEELSGNVHTVITGFAMKLPDNRVLKGFDISNVKFKSLSNEEIKWYVGTGEPLDKAGAYGIQGKGALFVERIEGDFFNVMGLPIGKIYDILLNNNIDIKSFGG, encoded by the coding sequence ATGATAAATAGATTGCTTCTTCTTTCGTCTTCTCCAAGGAGGAGAGAAATTTTATCAATGGTTGGTGTGCCTTTCAGGGTTTTTTCAAACTTTAATGTTGAAGAAGTAATGGAAGGTGATCCTTTAAAGATTGCTGTGTCAAATGCATTGTTGAAGCTGCAAGCTGGAGCTTTTTTCCAAAAAAAGGATGAAATTGCACTTGCGGCAGATACACTTGTTGTTTTTGAAGACAAAATATATGGAAAACCGAAGGATGAAAAAGAGGCTGTAGAGATTTTAGAGGAACTTTCAGGTAACGTTCATACAGTTATAACAGGTTTTGCTATGAAGCTACCGGATAACAGAGTTTTGAAAGGATTTGACATTTCAAATGTGAAATTTAAAAGTCTTTCAAATGAGGAAATAAAATGGTATGTTGGAACGGGAGAACCTCTTGACAAAGCAGGGGCTTACGGTATTCAAGGTAAAGGAGCCTTATTTGTGGAGCGTATAGAAGGGGACTTCTTTAACGTTATGGGTTTACCTATAGGAAAGATTTATGATATTCTATTAAATAACAATATAGACATTAAAAGTTTTGGTGGGTAG
- a CDS encoding response regulator, which produces MKVLYADAKNMWHKLMEKVLEPRGVEIVHAYSLKEVLNKINSEKPEVAILNVSLRNGKAYEIIPNIFSLGVPVILIGLKSEGLDEEKAKALGVKFVLPKPFTVDDLFRAINEARLEKPKVEDKEELPAIVHSGGVKEPVEDEEVIDLTPVEQEQHVDELEVEPIVTEASVIPKIEDEHDELVMEPSEEGVIEIEPVSDLSIEEETSQHEELSLEPEEKDMLSKAFGITKEGDVNSSKEEEEIPVVEENVQSEMETEKEEEKEPEVLSEPESEGTKEIERETEKVALSTQDFKELKEEVKAKILKDLEKEIREEIRAVIWEVIPDMAEKVIREEIEKFIKSRLV; this is translated from the coding sequence ATGAAGGTCCTTTACGCAGATGCTAAAAATATGTGGCATAAGCTTATGGAGAAAGTTCTTGAACCAAGGGGAGTTGAAATTGTCCATGCTTACTCTCTAAAAGAAGTTTTAAATAAAATCAATTCAGAGAAGCCAGAAGTTGCCATTTTAAATGTATCACTTAGAAATGGTAAAGCTTATGAAATAATTCCAAATATTTTTTCTTTAGGTGTTCCTGTTATTCTTATAGGTCTTAAAAGTGAAGGGCTTGATGAAGAGAAAGCTAAAGCTCTGGGAGTTAAATTTGTCCTGCCAAAACCTTTTACTGTGGATGATCTTTTCAGGGCGATAAATGAAGCAAGGCTTGAAAAGCCGAAAGTGGAGGATAAAGAAGAACTTCCGGCTATTGTTCATAGTGGTGGAGTAAAAGAACCTGTTGAAGATGAAGAGGTTATAGATTTGACTCCAGTTGAGCAGGAACAGCATGTTGATGAATTAGAAGTGGAGCCTATCGTTACAGAAGCTTCTGTTATCCCTAAAATTGAAGATGAGCATGATGAGTTAGTTATGGAGCCTTCAGAAGAAGGTGTTATTGAGATAGAGCCTGTTTCCGATTTATCAATTGAAGAGGAAACTTCACAACATGAAGAACTTTCTCTGGAACCGGAAGAGAAAGATATGCTTTCAAAAGCTTTTGGAATTACTAAAGAAGGAGATGTAAATTCATCAAAAGAGGAAGAAGAGATTCCGGTTGTTGAGGAGAATGTGCAGTCTGAAATGGAAACTGAAAAGGAAGAAGAAAAAGAGCCTGAGGTATTATCAGAACCTGAATCTGAAGGGACTAAAGAGATTGAAAGAGAAACAGAGAAAGTGGCTTTATCCACTCAGGATTTTAAAGAGTTAAAGGAGGAGGTTAAAGCCAAAATTTTAAAAGATCTTGAAAAAGAAATAAGAGAAGAGATAAGGGCTGTTATATGGGAAGTTATCCCAGATATGGCAGAAAAGGTGATAAGAGAAGAGATAGAGAAATTTATAAAAAGCAGGTTAGTATAG
- the ispF gene encoding 2-C-methyl-D-erythritol 2,4-cyclodiphosphate synthase, translating into MFRVGIGFDVHRFVEGRPLKIGGVEIPFEKGLLGHSDADVLLHAISDAILGAVALGDIGKHFPDSDEKYKGANSLVLLGAVYRLLKEKGFKIINVDCVVIAQKPKLAPYIDEMRKNISVVLETSFENVSVKATTTERLGFTGREEGIAAQAVVMVQEVNSGI; encoded by the coding sequence ATGTTTAGGGTAGGAATAGGTTTTGATGTTCATAGGTTCGTTGAGGGTCGGCCATTAAAAATTGGTGGGGTTGAGATTCCCTTTGAGAAAGGTCTTTTAGGCCATTCGGATGCAGATGTTCTTCTTCATGCTATTTCAGATGCTATTTTAGGAGCTGTAGCACTTGGTGATATTGGAAAACATTTTCCAGATAGTGATGAGAAGTATAAAGGAGCTAACAGCTTGGTTTTATTGGGTGCAGTTTATAGACTTCTGAAAGAAAAAGGGTTTAAAATTATCAATGTTGATTGTGTGGTAATTGCTCAAAAGCCAAAGTTAGCTCCCTATATTGATGAAATGAGAAAAAATATATCTGTTGTTCTTGAGACTTCTTTTGAAAATGTATCTGTTAAAGCGACAACTACCGAAAGGCTTGGTTTTACAGGGAGAGAAGAGGGAATTGCAGCTCAAGCGGTAGTAATGGTTCAGGAGGTGAATAGTGGAATTTGA
- the fabZ gene encoding 3-hydroxyacyl-ACP dehydratase FabZ translates to MDIFEIMEVLPHRYPFLLVDRIVEFEPKKKIVGIKNVTINEPFFNGHFPGHPIMPGVLIIEAMAQVGGILMLKSFEMRAGDVVIYFMGVDKARFRNPVRPGDQLKLVLEPIVLKRTVSKMKGIAYVGDKVAAEAEIMASVVKK, encoded by the coding sequence ATGGATATTTTTGAAATAATGGAAGTGCTCCCCCATAGGTATCCTTTTCTTTTGGTTGATAGAATTGTTGAGTTTGAACCAAAAAAGAAAATAGTAGGGATAAAAAACGTTACCATTAATGAGCCTTTTTTTAATGGGCATTTTCCTGGTCATCCAATAATGCCTGGAGTGCTTATCATTGAGGCTATGGCTCAGGTTGGTGGGATTTTGATGCTTAAGTCTTTTGAGATGAGAGCAGGAGATGTTGTTATCTACTTTATGGGTGTTGATAAGGCAAGGTTCAGAAATCCTGTGAGGCCGGGAGATCAGCTAAAGCTTGTTCTTGAGCCTATAGTTTTAAAGAGAACTGTTTCCAAAATGAAGGGTATTGCTTATGTTGGTGATAAAGTAGCAGCAGAAGCAGAAATTATGGCATCGGTGGTGAAAAAATGA
- the lpxA gene encoding acyl-ACP--UDP-N-acetylglucosamine O-acyltransferase yields MSVNIHKLAVVEKGAELDDGVIVGPFAFVGKDVKVGKDTIIKTGAVIEGKTTIGEKCTIYSATIGVAPQDLKYKGESSEVVIGNRTVIREYATIHRGTEGGGMVTKVGDECLIMAYSHVAHDCKLGNHVILANVATLAGHVEVGDWAIIGGMSGVHQFVRIGKHAMIGGASAVARDVPPFTVAIGNRAKLEGINLIGLKRRGFSKETIRALATAFEMVFKTDEPLRVSLEKVKEEFQDIPEIIEFVEFIEKSKRGVCTA; encoded by the coding sequence ATGAGTGTAAATATTCATAAACTTGCTGTTGTTGAAAAAGGTGCTGAGCTTGATGATGGAGTTATTGTAGGTCCTTTTGCTTTTGTAGGTAAAGACGTAAAGGTAGGTAAGGATACTATTATAAAGACTGGTGCTGTTATTGAAGGTAAGACAACTATCGGAGAGAAATGCACCATCTATTCTGCAACCATAGGAGTTGCTCCGCAGGATTTAAAATATAAGGGAGAATCTTCAGAGGTTGTAATAGGGAATAGAACAGTAATAAGAGAGTATGCTACTATCCATCGTGGCACTGAAGGTGGTGGAATGGTAACTAAAGTTGGAGATGAGTGTCTGATAATGGCTTATTCCCATGTTGCTCATGATTGTAAACTTGGTAATCATGTTATTCTTGCAAATGTTGCAACTTTAGCAGGACATGTTGAAGTTGGAGATTGGGCAATTATTGGCGGAATGAGTGGGGTACATCAATTTGTAAGAATTGGAAAACACGCAATGATAGGAGGAGCATCTGCTGTTGCAAGAGATGTTCCGCCTTTTACTGTTGCTATAGGGAACAGAGCAAAACTTGAGGGTATAAATCTTATAGGATTGAAAAGAAGAGGTTTTTCAAAAGAAACAATAAGAGCTCTTGCAACTGCGTTTGAGATGGTGTTTAAAACTGATGAGCCTTTAAGAGTTTCTCTTGAAAAAGTTAAAGAGGAGTTTCAAGATATTCCTGAAATTATTGAGTTTGTTGAGTTTATAGAGAAAAGCAAAAGAGGCGTTTGCACAGCTTAA
- the gatB gene encoding Asp-tRNA(Asn)/Glu-tRNA(Gln) amidotransferase subunit GatB: protein MEFEAVIGLEVHAQLLTDTKIFCSCRNRFGDPPNTNVCPVCLGMPGSLPVLNKKAVEYAVKAALALNCKINTYSIFARKHYFYPDLPKAYQITQYELPFAEHGWIEIEKPDGTKKKIRIRRIHMEEDAGKTLHGEGYDQNSYVDLNRAGTPLIEIVSEPDISSPEEARLYMQKLRDILVWIGVNDGNLEEGSLRCDANVSIRPKGSDKLGTRTEIKNVNSFRFIQKALEYEIERQIKVVKGGGEVVQETRLYDSQKNITKTMRTKEEAEDYRYFPEPDLPPLIIDSEWLDSIKASLPELPDSVKERFVKDYSLTPYDASILVKERALAHFFESAVSSYSGEPKKVANFIISDFLGILNEEKIGISDVKVKPEYIAELLTLVDKGTISLRVAKEDVLPEMVKTGKSPEKIVKEKGLVQISDESALVEIIEAVLNKNEKAVNQYKTGDDKKKTKAVKFLIGQVMKETKGKANPKVLNELIPKILDKK, encoded by the coding sequence ATGGAGTTTGAAGCAGTTATAGGGCTTGAGGTACACGCTCAACTTTTAACAGATACGAAAATTTTCTGTTCGTGCAGGAATAGGTTTGGAGATCCGCCTAACACAAATGTTTGTCCTGTGTGTCTGGGGATGCCTGGTTCTTTGCCGGTGCTTAATAAAAAAGCTGTTGAGTATGCTGTTAAAGCTGCTCTTGCTTTAAACTGTAAAATTAATACCTATTCCATTTTTGCGAGGAAACACTATTTCTATCCGGACCTGCCGAAAGCTTATCAGATAACCCAGTATGAGCTTCCTTTTGCAGAGCACGGATGGATTGAGATAGAAAAGCCTGATGGGACAAAGAAAAAGATAAGAATCAGAAGAATTCACATGGAAGAGGATGCCGGGAAAACCCTTCATGGTGAAGGGTATGACCAGAATTCTTATGTTGATTTGAACAGAGCCGGGACACCGTTGATAGAGATAGTTAGTGAACCTGATATTTCCTCTCCTGAAGAGGCAAGACTTTATATGCAAAAATTAAGAGATATTCTTGTCTGGATAGGTGTAAATGATGGGAACCTTGAAGAAGGTTCACTAAGATGTGATGCAAATGTTTCCATAAGGCCTAAAGGTTCTGATAAATTGGGAACAAGAACAGAGATTAAAAATGTTAACTCTTTCAGATTTATTCAAAAAGCACTTGAATATGAAATTGAAAGGCAGATAAAAGTCGTTAAAGGTGGTGGAGAGGTTGTTCAGGAAACAAGATTGTACGATTCACAGAAAAACATTACCAAAACAATGAGAACTAAAGAGGAAGCTGAAGATTACAGATATTTCCCGGAACCGGATTTGCCTCCTTTAATAATTGACAGTGAATGGCTTGATTCTATAAAAGCTTCTTTGCCAGAGCTTCCAGACAGTGTAAAAGAAAGGTTTGTGAAAGATTACTCATTGACTCCTTACGATGCCTCTATACTGGTAAAGGAGCGTGCCCTTGCTCACTTTTTTGAAAGTGCAGTTTCGTCCTACAGTGGAGAACCGAAAAAAGTTGCTAACTTTATTATTTCCGATTTTCTTGGTATTTTAAATGAAGAGAAAATCGGGATTTCAGATGTAAAGGTTAAACCTGAATATATAGCGGAGCTTCTAACTCTTGTTGATAAGGGAACAATATCTTTGAGAGTTGCTAAAGAGGATGTTTTGCCTGAAATGGTAAAAACCGGCAAATCTCCAGAAAAGATAGTTAAAGAAAAAGGTCTGGTGCAGATATCTGATGAGTCAGCTTTAGTTGAAATAATAGAAGCGGTTCTTAATAAGAACGAGAAGGCGGTAAATCAGTATAAGACAGGAGATGATAAGAAGAAAACAAAAGCAGTTAAGTTTCTGATAGGTCAGGTTATGAAAGAAACGAAAGGAAAAGCAAATCCGAAAGTTTTAAACGAGCTTATTCCTAAAATTCTTGATAAAAAGTAG
- a CDS encoding tetratricopeptide repeat protein, with protein MVSRIDPKLEIVQLILEEKYNEALKKLLKVLKREPNNYQIKMLLFDIYYNMGNKNRAIDIATEVSEQLLKEGFYDTVIGYLKKVTFYVKHPKIYRILFRALVKRGLDYEAFKSLIDFVKFSVEKGEFTKEAFEFIEIVKDLCPIPALVKDAENLKRELHKKSSQ; from the coding sequence ATGGTTTCAAGAATTGACCCGAAGTTAGAAATCGTTCAATTGATACTTGAAGAAAAATATAACGAGGCTCTTAAAAAGCTTCTAAAAGTACTTAAAAGGGAGCCTAATAACTATCAGATAAAAATGCTACTGTTTGATATTTATTACAACATGGGAAACAAAAATAGAGCAATAGATATAGCTACAGAAGTTTCCGAACAGCTTTTAAAAGAAGGTTTTTACGATACAGTTATAGGGTATCTTAAAAAAGTGACATTTTATGTAAAGCATCCTAAGATTTACAGAATTCTTTTTAGAGCTTTAGTAAAAAGAGGCCTTGATTATGAAGCTTTTAAATCTCTCATCGATTTTGTAAAGTTCTCAGTAGAAAAGGGAGAATTTACAAAAGAAGCTTTTGAATTTATTGAAATTGTAAAGGATCTATGTCCTATACCGGCTCTCGTAAAAGATGCAGAAAACCTTAAAAGGGAGCTCCATAAAAAGAGCTCCCAGTAG
- the mnmH gene encoding tRNA 2-selenouridine(34) synthase MnmH, whose product MNVPEIDVKKALNGNFTFVDVRTAEEFKNFHIPKAYNVPLFNKEEKEFISKIYREKGEKEARFEAVKVVSPKIYSIVERVDEIKKRHENVAVYCWRGGLRSLAVTSFCQLAGVFVFRLKGGYRAFRYFILADMEKLLSDKRVYVLYGPTGCGKTAVLRYLKAKNFPVIDLEGLAGHRGSVFGSIGMKQPSQKMFDALLWCQLRRFKNSPFIIVEGESKKIGNLYLPDCLFNKMKEDFKIAVSVPLEERVRFSLKEYGVGKFESSVYLDALSKIKRYLSPEVYKELESGIRCEDYPSVVRNLIIFYYDKLYKRSMPGKFDFEIKASSVEELKVKLEKFFLYLKDSE is encoded by the coding sequence ATGAATGTTCCAGAGATAGATGTTAAGAAGGCTTTAAATGGAAATTTCACTTTTGTTGATGTTAGAACAGCTGAAGAATTTAAGAATTTCCACATTCCAAAAGCTTACAATGTTCCTCTGTTTAATAAAGAGGAGAAGGAGTTTATCTCAAAAATTTATAGGGAAAAGGGAGAGAAAGAAGCAAGATTTGAAGCGGTTAAGGTGGTTTCTCCTAAAATATATTCAATAGTTGAAAGAGTAGATGAGATAAAGAAAAGGCATGAGAATGTAGCGGTTTACTGCTGGAGAGGCGGATTGAGAAGTCTTGCTGTGACTTCGTTTTGCCAGCTTGCAGGAGTATTTGTTTTCAGATTAAAAGGGGGTTATAGGGCTTTTAGATACTTTATTCTTGCTGATATGGAAAAGCTTTTGTCTGATAAAAGAGTTTATGTTCTCTACGGTCCTACAGGATGCGGGAAAACCGCAGTTTTAAGATACTTAAAAGCAAAGAATTTTCCTGTAATAGACCTTGAAGGACTTGCAGGTCATAGAGGTTCTGTTTTTGGAAGTATTGGTATGAAACAACCATCTCAGAAAATGTTTGATGCTCTACTGTGGTGTCAGTTAAGAAGATTTAAGAATAGTCCTTTTATTATAGTTGAGGGGGAGAGTAAAAAGATAGGAAATCTTTATCTTCCAGATTGCCTTTTTAATAAAATGAAGGAAGATTTTAAAATAGCCGTTTCTGTTCCATTGGAAGAGCGGGTAAGATTTTCTCTTAAGGAGTATGGTGTTGGTAAATTTGAAAGTTCTGTTTATCTTGATGCTCTTTCAAAAATAAAAAGGTATCTCTCTCCAGAAGTTTATAAAGAACTTGAAAGTGGAATAAGGTGTGAAGATTATCCATCAGTAGTAAGAAATTTGATAATTTTTTATTACGATAAATTGTATAAACGTTCAATGCCGGGAAAGTTTGATTTTGAAATTAAAGCTTCAAGTGTTGAAGAGCTTAAAGTAAAACTTGAAAAATTCTTTTTATACTTAAAAGACTCTGAATAG
- a CDS encoding energy-coupling factor ABC transporter ATP-binding protein: MEILKIENLSVKRDGKFLFQNINLTINQGEKFFLTGPNGAGKTTLIETIMGFVKPISGKILFKGKEIKTEKDLYRFRISTGYVFQNPDDQLFSPTVEEDIAFGLLNIGIDREKIPEIIDTTLKMLDIHYLKNKLTFKLSGGEKRLVSIASVLAMNPEWFVMDEPTTGVDNEKLELLLQFLKTTPKTTLIITHDKDMIEELKWPVFRLEKGKLFRVF; this comes from the coding sequence TTGGAGATTTTAAAGATAGAAAACCTTTCTGTTAAAAGAGATGGAAAATTCCTTTTTCAAAACATCAACCTCACGATAAATCAGGGAGAGAAATTTTTTCTTACAGGCCCAAACGGAGCAGGAAAAACAACATTGATAGAAACGATAATGGGATTTGTAAAACCTATATCAGGAAAAATCCTGTTTAAAGGAAAAGAGATAAAAACAGAAAAAGACCTTTATAGATTCAGAATATCTACCGGATATGTGTTTCAAAATCCTGATGACCAGCTATTTTCTCCTACTGTTGAAGAAGACATAGCTTTTGGGCTTCTTAACATAGGTATAGACAGAGAAAAAATACCCGAAATAATAGATACAACTCTTAAAATGCTGGATATTCATTATCTTAAAAACAAATTGACCTTTAAACTTTCCGGTGGAGAAAAAAGACTTGTTTCAATAGCATCTGTCCTTGCAATGAACCCTGAATGGTTTGTAATGGATGAACCTACCACCGGAGTTGACAATGAGAAATTGGAGCTTCTCCTTCAGTTTCTAAAAACAACACCTAAAACAACACTTATTATTACCCATGATAAGGATATGATAGAAGAACTAAAATGGCCAGTATTTAGACTTGAAAAAGGAAAACTATTCAGAGTCTTTTAA
- the cbiQ gene encoding cobalt ECF transporter T component CbiQ — protein METKFSNGVSLLHRIDARTKVLICLLFSFVCALSSSISFLGMIGLFLMFLILVFLRKNLKDIFYTLLFADSFLFFIIITTTLTFNKGKLIKVGVFPLYIEGLKYGAFLFFKSNIILLTVIVFLSTSTIFEIAHALHHLKVPSKLVQMLFFTFRYLQVIKDEYNRLLKAAKARGFKPKTNIHTYKTYGYIVANLLIRSYLKSDRIYKAMLCRGFKGEFPVYKHFKLKKEDILFATISVAYFLLAFTWSEIWRF, from the coding sequence ATGGAAACTAAATTTTCAAACGGAGTCTCTCTTTTACACAGAATTGATGCGCGGACAAAAGTATTGATATGTCTTCTTTTTTCTTTTGTCTGCGCCCTTTCCTCCTCTATCTCTTTTCTTGGTATGATCGGATTATTTCTTATGTTTCTAATTCTGGTTTTTTTAAGGAAAAATCTAAAAGATATCTTTTACACCCTGCTTTTTGCCGATTCTTTTCTGTTTTTTATAATCATCACAACCACCTTAACTTTTAACAAAGGGAAACTTATAAAAGTAGGTGTTTTTCCCCTCTATATTGAGGGTTTAAAATACGGCGCTTTTCTGTTTTTCAAGTCAAACATTATCCTTTTGACAGTTATAGTTTTTCTATCAACCTCAACCATATTTGAAATTGCCCATGCCCTTCACCATCTTAAAGTACCATCAAAACTTGTCCAGATGTTGTTCTTCACATTCAGATATCTTCAGGTTATAAAAGATGAATACAACAGATTACTGAAAGCAGCAAAGGCAAGAGGCTTTAAACCAAAAACCAACATTCACACATACAAAACATACGGATATATAGTCGCAAATCTTCTGATAAGAAGCTACTTAAAATCAGATAGGATTTATAAGGCAATGCTTTGTAGAGGATTTAAAGGCGAATTTCCGGTATATAAGCACTTTAAACTTAAAAAAGAAGACATCCTCTTTGCTACAATTTCGGTAGCATATTTTCTGCTTGCATTTACGTGGAGTGAAATTTGGAGATTTTAA